From Aurantimicrobium sp. INA4, one genomic window encodes:
- a CDS encoding lipid II flippase MurJ produces MSNPQASVGRASVLLGSGTVVSRALGFFKAIILAQALGVVASAGADAFAVANQMPNSIYVLVSGGVLTATLVPAIVKSASNSDGGASYVNKLMTMTILVLLGVTAIAMIAAPLLITLYATRWSADQLALATAFAYWCLPQIFFYGLYTILGEVLNARGSFGPFTWAPALNNVVGILGIVAFMLLFGVDTAGERSVVDWTPAMVAVLAGSATAGVAAQALILTVFWKKNGLSFAPDFVWRGVGLRETGKMVGWTFGVVLLTQLSIIVQTNVVALASGQGASVFTMTTAWLIFLLPHSIIAVSMGTVYFTRMSKDHAAGNREGMAGDASTALRQIGLFICWAAAGLLAVAFPLSRIFSENFLSVINLGWLIMVLVLGLPAFSAVYVMFRIFLVQGKAPLMFWLTVLQVGVYVVLILLSSQIYVTVITLAVCTSLAISVIIQAIVTWAVLRKTLPEVRKSGIASTAVRGYIAAAIAGFIGLIVSNQFGSLTATGYAQESILNAIVAMVGIGLVVTGVFLLLLWIMRVKEVHQLFGQLRSRLSR; encoded by the coding sequence ATGTCTAATCCTCAGGCCTCGGTTGGTCGTGCAAGCGTCCTCCTCGGCTCCGGCACGGTCGTCTCTCGTGCATTGGGATTCTTCAAGGCCATTATTTTGGCCCAAGCTTTAGGTGTTGTGGCCAGTGCTGGTGCCGATGCGTTCGCCGTCGCGAACCAAATGCCCAACAGCATCTATGTGCTGGTCTCTGGCGGAGTACTCACCGCCACTTTGGTTCCGGCCATCGTGAAATCTGCCAGCAACTCTGATGGTGGTGCCAGTTACGTCAACAAGCTCATGACAATGACCATCCTGGTTTTGCTCGGTGTCACCGCAATAGCCATGATTGCTGCGCCGCTTCTCATCACGCTTTATGCGACCCGCTGGTCTGCGGATCAGTTGGCGTTGGCAACCGCATTCGCCTACTGGTGTTTGCCACAGATTTTCTTTTATGGGCTCTACACAATCCTCGGTGAGGTTCTCAATGCTCGCGGCTCCTTTGGGCCATTCACCTGGGCACCCGCACTGAACAACGTCGTTGGAATCCTTGGCATCGTTGCCTTCATGCTGTTGTTTGGTGTTGATACCGCCGGCGAGCGCAGCGTTGTGGATTGGACCCCAGCCATGGTTGCGGTTTTGGCAGGAAGCGCGACGGCGGGCGTGGCTGCACAGGCACTAATTCTGACTGTCTTCTGGAAGAAGAATGGGCTGAGCTTTGCGCCAGATTTTGTTTGGCGCGGTGTTGGCCTTCGTGAAACCGGCAAGATGGTCGGCTGGACCTTTGGTGTTGTGCTGCTGACTCAGCTGAGCATCATTGTTCAAACCAACGTGGTTGCACTTGCTTCAGGCCAAGGTGCGTCGGTGTTCACGATGACCACTGCGTGGCTGATTTTCCTGCTGCCACACTCGATTATTGCTGTCTCTATGGGCACGGTCTACTTCACACGAATGAGTAAAGACCATGCAGCTGGCAATCGTGAGGGCATGGCTGGAGATGCTTCCACTGCGCTGCGTCAGATCGGCTTGTTTATCTGCTGGGCTGCTGCTGGATTATTGGCTGTGGCATTTCCTCTGTCCCGTATTTTCAGTGAAAACTTCCTCTCGGTGATTAACCTGGGCTGGCTGATCATGGTGCTGGTGCTCGGACTTCCAGCCTTCAGTGCGGTGTATGTCATGTTCCGCATCTTCCTTGTTCAAGGCAAAGCACCTCTAATGTTTTGGCTCACGGTGTTGCAGGTCGGTGTCTATGTGGTGCTCATTTTGCTGAGCTCTCAGATTTACGTCACCGTGATTACCCTGGCAGTGTGTACCTCGCTTGCCATATCCGTCATTATTCAAGCAATTGTGACCTGGGCGGTGCTGCGCAAAACACTTCCTGAGGTTCGTAAAAGTGGCATTGCCAGCACGGCAGTACGCGGCTACATCGCCGCTGCCATAGCTGGATTTATTGGGCTGATTGTCAGTAACCAATTCGGTTCATTGACAGCCACCGGATATGCCCAAGAAAGCATTCTTAACGCGATTGTGGCCATGGTTGGAATTGGTCTGGTCGTGACCGGAGTCTTCCTGCTCTTGTTGTGGATCATGCGGGTGAAGGAAGTTCACCAATTGTTTGGTCAATTACGGTCCCGCCTGAGCCGATAA
- the trxB gene encoding thioredoxin-disulfide reductase: MRQVIIIGSGPAGYTAAIYAARANFKPLVIASSVEAGGELMNTTEVENFPGFPEGIMGPDLMMKMQEQAEKFGAEVLLDDVVSVELSGDVKRVVTGGGQTFEALSVIFATGSAYRKLGLEGEDRLSGHGVSWCATCDGFFFRQKTVAIVGGGDSAMEEANFLTRFADKVYVIHRSETLRASKIMQDRAHANPKIEFLWNSTIDSINGERNLTSVTLKNTVTGDLSELPLDGLFIAIGNDPRTQLIHGQLDLTPEGTIAVKGRTSMTNLTGVFAAGDVIDPTYRQAVTAAASGTVAALDAEHYLQSLPVETLAQAANN, encoded by the coding sequence GTGCGTCAAGTCATCATTATTGGTTCCGGTCCTGCCGGATACACCGCTGCGATTTATGCTGCACGCGCGAACTTTAAGCCTCTCGTTATTGCCAGCTCCGTCGAAGCAGGCGGTGAACTGATGAACACCACTGAGGTTGAGAACTTCCCCGGCTTCCCTGAGGGAATCATGGGGCCAGACCTGATGATGAAGATGCAGGAACAGGCAGAAAAGTTCGGTGCAGAAGTTCTACTCGATGATGTTGTCAGTGTTGAGCTCTCCGGCGACGTCAAGCGCGTAGTAACCGGTGGCGGTCAGACTTTTGAAGCGCTTTCTGTGATTTTTGCTACCGGATCTGCTTACCGCAAGCTTGGCTTGGAGGGCGAAGACCGCCTCTCCGGTCACGGTGTTTCCTGGTGTGCAACCTGCGATGGCTTCTTCTTCCGACAGAAGACCGTTGCCATTGTTGGCGGTGGCGACTCCGCTATGGAAGAAGCTAACTTCCTCACGCGTTTTGCTGACAAGGTCTATGTCATTCACCGCTCAGAGACACTGCGTGCATCCAAGATCATGCAAGACCGTGCACACGCGAACCCCAAGATTGAATTCCTGTGGAACTCGACGATTGATTCCATCAACGGTGAGAGAAACCTGACTTCAGTGACACTGAAGAACACGGTCACTGGTGACCTCAGCGAACTCCCCCTCGACGGGCTCTTCATCGCCATTGGTAATGACCCTCGTACCCAGCTCATTCATGGTCAGCTTGACCTCACCCCGGAAGGCACCATTGCCGTCAAGGGTCGCACCTCCATGACCAACCTGACCGGTGTTTTTGCCGCAGGTGACGTCATTGACCCCACATATCGCCAGGCTGTCACTGCTGCCGCCAGTGGAACTGTCGCAGCCTTAGACGCCGAGCACTACCTCCAATCACTTCCTGTCGAAACCCTCGCACAGGCCGCAAACAACTAA
- the trxA gene encoding thioredoxin — translation MSAAPAVTDASFDADVLKSTKPVLVDFWAEWCGPCRAVGPILDQLRAEHGDKLEIVKLNVDENPQTAMAYQITSIPAMKVFVNGEVAKTIIGAKPKPALEHDLADFIG, via the coding sequence ATGTCTGCAGCACCCGCAGTAACTGACGCAAGCTTTGACGCAGACGTCCTCAAGAGCACTAAGCCTGTTCTCGTGGACTTCTGGGCAGAATGGTGCGGCCCCTGCCGCGCCGTAGGACCCATCCTCGACCAGCTTCGAGCTGAGCACGGTGACAAGCTGGAAATCGTCAAGCTCAACGTGGATGAGAACCCTCAGACCGCGATGGCTTACCAAATCACCTCAATTCCTGCGATGAAAGTTTTCGTCAACGGTGAGGTCGCAAAGACCATCATTGGTGCGAAGCCCAAGCCTGCTCTCGAGCACGATCTGGCTGACTTCATCGGCTAA
- a CDS encoding PLP-dependent aminotransferase family protein, with translation MAETNETGQEINLDPWFNHYASRTSGLSASEVRALFAVASRPEVVSLAGGMPYVRALPESLVNGALEKVMSENGPMAMQYGSGQGVPALREQILEIMALEGINASVDDVVVTTGSQQALDLVTKLFIDPGDVILAEAPSYVGAIGVFRSYQADVVHVLMDEHGLIPQKLREAIAQVQASGRTIKFLYTIPNFHNPAGVTLSAERRPEILQICQDNGILVLEDNPYGLLSFEEDVPPAIRSLNEDGVIYLGSFSKTLAPGFRVGWALAPHAIREKLVLAAESAILCPSSFSQMVISEYLSQADWKGQIETFRGVYKERRDAMLDALNEYLPDLSWNVPNGGFYIWCTLPENLDSKAMLPRAVSELVAYTPGTAFFADGTGRQNIRLSFCYPTPENIRIGIRRLATVIRGELDLLADFAGTGSLIAAHGDDNVIAPPPDLS, from the coding sequence GTGGCCGAGACTAACGAGACGGGTCAAGAAATCAACCTTGACCCCTGGTTCAATCATTACGCCAGCCGAACCTCCGGTCTGAGCGCCTCTGAAGTGCGCGCGCTTTTCGCGGTTGCCTCACGCCCAGAAGTTGTCTCCCTTGCCGGTGGAATGCCCTATGTTCGGGCTCTTCCCGAGTCTTTAGTCAACGGTGCTCTCGAGAAGGTCATGAGCGAGAACGGCCCCATGGCGATGCAGTATGGCTCAGGCCAAGGAGTTCCAGCGCTGCGTGAGCAAATCCTCGAAATCATGGCACTTGAAGGCATTAACGCCTCCGTTGACGACGTGGTCGTCACCACGGGTAGCCAGCAGGCTTTGGATTTGGTCACCAAGCTTTTCATTGATCCCGGTGACGTGATTCTTGCTGAAGCACCCAGTTATGTCGGCGCTATCGGTGTTTTTCGCAGTTACCAAGCTGATGTCGTGCATGTCCTCATGGATGAGCACGGGCTGATCCCACAGAAATTACGTGAGGCCATTGCGCAGGTTCAGGCGTCTGGGCGCACCATCAAGTTTTTGTACACCATCCCAAACTTTCACAACCCTGCCGGTGTAACGCTCTCCGCTGAGCGTCGTCCTGAAATTCTTCAGATTTGTCAGGACAACGGCATTCTCGTCCTGGAAGACAACCCCTACGGTCTTCTTTCTTTCGAGGAAGATGTTCCACCCGCCATTCGTTCTTTGAATGAGGACGGCGTGATTTATTTGGGGTCCTTCTCCAAGACTTTGGCTCCCGGTTTCCGTGTGGGGTGGGCTTTAGCTCCCCACGCCATCCGAGAAAAGCTCGTTTTGGCTGCTGAATCAGCAATTTTGTGCCCCAGCTCGTTTAGCCAAATGGTGATTAGTGAATATTTGAGCCAAGCGGACTGGAAAGGCCAGATCGAAACATTCCGTGGTGTCTATAAAGAACGCCGTGATGCAATGTTGGATGCGCTGAATGAGTATTTGCCTGATTTGAGCTGGAATGTTCCCAACGGTGGGTTTTACATCTGGTGCACACTGCCTGAGAACCTTGATTCCAAGGCGATGCTGCCTCGCGCAGTCTCGGAACTTGTTGCGTACACACCTGGGACAGCATTCTTTGCCGATGGAACAGGCCGCCAGAACATTCGCCTGTCTTTCTGCTACCCCACACCAGAGAACATCAGAATCGGTATTCGACGTCTTGCCACAGTCATTCGCGGTGAACTAGACCTGCTCGCCGATTTTGCCGGAACTGGTTCTCTCATTGCTGCTCACGGTGACGATAACGTCATTGCTCCTCCACCAGATCTCAGCTAG